The following DNA comes from Thermococcus sp..
TTGCGGTTCTGGCGACGTATCCAAAGTCGCTCGTCAGCATGTACGCCCTCTCAACCAACTCGGCGTTCACACCAAAGGCACTCGCTATCGCGTCCCTCATGAGGCCTTCTGCAACTCCAGTTCTCATCGTCCCCAGAACGGTCCTCGCCAGATACTTGCCCTCAGTGGGCTCGGCGTCCATGAAAATATTGGCCAGGTATTTAAGCTTTTTCTCCTGACTCCCGCTTCCAGAAACCTCGGCCACTTTTATGAACGTTTCATACACACGTTTTATCGTCAGGGGCCGGGAGAAAAAGCTCTTTTGTTTTTTCGTTTTCAGGGCGAGTGCGATGCTCTCTCCGAGGTCTCCGGTATCCTTTACGGAGTTTTCAATCTCCCGCTCTGAGACGCCTGTGGCCGTTGAAACCGCCTTCATGAGTAGCTTCTCACCGACACCGAGCTCGCGCTCGTCCCAGTCCGGGAATACCTTTCCGAGAATCAGGTAGGGAACCACGTTCAGCAGTTCGTCAGGGGTCCTCTTCAGAAAGTCGGAGACGAGGCGAGTTTTCAACGTCTTCAACGTGGTCTTCTCAAGCTTTGAGTAGAGCCCTGCAAGCTCGGCGTATCTCATGTCCCCCATACACACCACCGGTATCCCTACGGCGGTGGAGGATAAAAGGGTTTGGAGGTTACCACCTCCCAACCTTGGGCCTTCCATCGTAGATTCCAGTCAGGTCGAAGGGGAGTTCAAGCCCCCTTGCGAGTTCCAAAACCTTTTCCTCCTCCGTCGGCTTCACCAGGGCGAAGAGACCCCTCCCGAGCATTATCATCGAGCTTGGGACCGACAGTACCCTATCAAAGCTTCTGGCGAGCTCCAGAAGCTCCCCGTCCAGAAGACCGGAGTTCTCGGCGAACCGCCTAGCGAGTACCATCATACGTTCGGGCCTCGGTTCCTTCATGAGCTTTTCCAGTGCGGTTCTTCCTTCCTTTTCTATCCTTTCAACCACCTCCCCCCCGAGCACGTCTCTGGTCTTTATGGGGCCCAGGGGAATAACGAGAACTTTGTAGTCCTCGAGGAACAGATTGTCCACAACCCCTACGCCCGGACCTCCAGCTTTGACCCGGACTTCAATCCCACCAGCGAGCTGTCCCACAACGTCCCCCAGACCCCCACCGTGGGCGACCTCTGCCCTGTGGGCCAGTCGTGCGGCGCTCAGAAGGGTCCCCCCGAAGGCGTAACTCAGCGTGAGTGCCGTTCCCAGGGCCCCCCCGGCACTGTTGCCGAAGCCGTGCCCGTTTGGGAAGTCAAAGTACTGCCAGATCTCCACTTCCCCGCTGAACCCCTCTGGAATGAGTCCCTCGGCCACGGAGTAGCTTATCACGGCTTTCTCCCTTTTCACAGGCTCGCCGTTGAACGCAACGTGTACGTGCCTTTCCATCGCATTTTCCTCGATGCTAACCAGGACGTTGGTTCCTTTGGTGAGGTTAATTCCAGCGCCCAGGGAGCCGGCCCTATCCGGGTTCTCATGAAATCTCGGCATGAAGAAGGCGGTTATGTGAGCTGGAACAAAGGCCCTGACCAGCATTCTCTCACCCAGAAGAGCATGGGGGAAGGCCCTTAAAAATATGTTCTGAAAAGAAGAAAGACTCAATCATCTACCACGTAGAGTGGAACCCTGCCGTGGGTATCCCGTACTTCCTGCCGTACCACTCGCTGAGAAGGTACCATGCCCCCGCGAGGAGCAGGAAGCCGACTGGCAGGAGGATCGACCAGCTGTAGAGGCCGAGGCCGAAGAGCAGGTAGAGTACCACTCCCACACCTGAAGCGGTCATAGCGTAGGGTACCTGAGTGCTTACGTGATCTATGTGATCCGAGCCGCTGAACATTGAGCTCATGATAGTTGTATCGCTGATGGGGGAACAGTGATCACCGAAGATGCCGCCGGCGAAGACGGCACCGATGCTCGCGAAAACTTCCGGACCCAGATACCCGGTAACGCCGTAGGCAAGGGGTATTGCTATTGGAAGCATGATGCTGAATGTCCCCCAGCTGGTCCCCGTTGTGAAGGAGATGAACATGGCTATAAGGAACACGATCAGGGGTATCCAGCTACCGGAAATACCCGCGCTTTTGGCGAGACCGACTATGTAAGGGGCGGTCCCTATGGCGTCGGTTGCCTGCTTAATGCTCCAGGCGAGGACGAGTATGGTGTTCGCTATCACCATCTGCTTCATTCCGCGTACCATCGCGTTCTCCGCCTCTTCGATCGTCATCCTCCCCGTCCCTACTACCAGAACAAAGGCCACCGCGACCATGGCAAAGCTCCCCCACAGTAGCGCGAGGGCCGAGTCCGAGTTGCCGAGAACCTCCATGAGGCCGCCCTTTGAGTAGGCCGCGGTCCCACCTCCGGTGTACCACATGCCGGAGAGCGTTACGAAGATCAAGACCAGAAGGGGCCAGATGAAGAGATGGGCACTGCCTCCTTCCTTGGGCGTTCCAAGGTCCACCTCGGTTGTCATCATGGGACTCGCACCGTCACTGAGGGGCTTGTTCTCCGTCCTAGTGCGGTACTCCGCGTGGAGCATCGGGCCGTAGTGTCTGTGGGTGTACGCCACTATGAGAACGAGGAGTATAGCGAGTATCGAGTAGAACCTGTAGGGGACGCTGTGCACCCAGGCACCGTAGGCTCCCCCGATGGAGGCGAGGTCTACGTTCTGGAGCTTGCTGAAGGAATCCCCGATCAGTCCCACTTCGTAGCCTATCCAGGTTGATACGATCGCCAGACCCGCCACCGGAGCGGCGGTTGAATCGTCTATATATGCCAGCATCTCCCTAGACACGCGGGTCCTGTCGGTTATGGGTCTCATCGTGTTGCCCACTATGATGGTGTTGGTGTAGTCGTCGAAGAATATCAGCACCCCGAGAAGCCACCCAAGGACTGAGGCCCCCCTGCTGGTGCGAACCCTATTGGCCAGGGCCCGCCCTATCGCAAACGCACCGCCTGACTTGTATATGAGACCCACACCTGCACCTATGAGAAAGTCAAAGATGAGTATCTTCGTGTTCCACAGGTCCGTGACTATGCTGCCGTTTTCCCTCCATGCGGAGGTTACACTGAAGAGTATCCACTGGATGGTCTGCACCGTTCCACTTGCTGGATTCCATCCTGAGACCATAACCCCTCCTATCCACACACCCGAAAGCAACGCCAGTATAACTCGCTTGGTCCATATCGCCAGGATGATCGCTATTACCGGCGGTAGCAGTGACAGCGCCCCAAAGTCAGACACACTTTCACCCCCGTTGCATGCATTGCCAGAAAAGTTTCGGAGCAATATATAAACTAATCGGCTATTTTGTTGAATTTACGGCAAATAATAATATTCATTACGGGAACTGGCTTGAATAGTCGATGTATCTTTGGTGCGTTTAGCGGTGCAACGGGGCGCCCCGGTGTCCCTTTAAGGACTGTGATGTGCAATCATATCCTCCAGATCAGAACGGATTCTCCCTCGTTGGGGCTCAAAAATTCTGGGACAGTAACGAAATGTCAAAGAGTTCGAGAACGGCCCTGGCTGTGTCTTCTTTCCCTGTACGTTCATTCCAGCAGAGCTTTGAGTTTCTGAAAATCCTTCCGGAGTTCCTCACGGAGGGGCGGTTTGTAGAGGGCCGCCGCCGGATGATAGCTCGGCATTATGACGAACTTTCCAAAGAGGGTTCTTGCCTCTAAGGTTTTTCCGTGGATCTTGCTTATCGGTGCGGGTTCGAACCCGAACTTCCGGAGGATGTACGCCATGGAGTGCCTTCCCAGGGGGACTATAACCCTCGGTCTAATGATGTCTATCTGTCTGTCTAGGTAGGGTGCGCAGGCCTTTATCTCATCGTCGGTCGGGTCGCGGTTGTTTGGGGGCCGACACTTGACGATGTTGGTGATGTAAACATCCCTCCGTTCAAGGCCGATCTCCTTCAACAGCTCATCGAGGAGCCTTCCAGCCCTCCCAACGAAGGGTAACCCCTTCTGGTCCTCCCAGTACCCCGGGGCCTCTCCCACGAACATGATCTTCGCTGTGTAGCTTCCTGCACCAGGAACCGCGTTGGTCCTCAGTCTCCCAAGCGGGCATTTCTGACAGTTTTGAATCCTCTCCTCCAGCGCCACCATCAGTTCTTCTCTGGACACCTTGGACACCCGTTAGATAAGTGTTTTCTGGCTTAAATACGCCTCCAGGAACTCGACCCACGCCGTGTAGTAGCCCTTCTCGTATTCGTCCCTGAACTCGTGGTTCAGGATGTTCTTAAAATGCTTCAGGAGCCCTTCGGCCTTCTCCCTGTTGTGCTCGTTTATCAGCTGTACTACGAGGGAATCCGGATCATTCTCTCGTATTGCACTCATAAAACCGTTTATGGCCTTCTCGTACCCCCCTCCCCACTCTCCACTTCCCGCCATTTTGGCGAGCTTTTCGAGGTGCCCTCTGGCTTTGCTGAAGTCCCTTCTAAGGAGGGCGCGGAGGAACATTTCCATCCTCATCTCCCTGGCTGGCATTCTACCACCATATCAACTCGCACCACATGTTTTTAACGTTTCCTCCGCCTGAAACCTATCAGGAGCGACCTCCCCTCATTACCCATATCTGTGTCATACCTATGAATCCAAATCTTCATATTTACGCAAAAGCTTTTATACCCTTTAATTGAATCAGTGTGCAGGAGTAACAGTTGTTAGACGGGTGAGGCCATATGGCTGAAGTTGTGGGTGAAATTCCAAGCGGCGAAAAAGAGTTCGCGGAGTCTGCTAAGAAGATACGAGATATCGTTGAGTTTCCCGAGATATCCGAGGACGAGTTTTATGAGGGCCTCAAACGGGCGAGCAGGGGTTACGGAGGAAAGCTCCCCCACAGGACGTACTCCCTCTGTCCCGAAACCCGCAGGGTTGTTCCCGCTCTCGTGTGGGAGAACGGGGGTAAGGTGTGGATAACCAAGAAGTGTCCGGAGGGCATGATAACCGATCTCTATTACGAGGATGTTGAGCTTTACTACCGGTTTAAGCGGTGGCTCTGGGGAGAGAAGGAGATCTACAGCGCCAACGTTGAGAACTCTGGGGTTAACTGCCCCCTTGACTGTGGAATGTGTCCAAGGCACAGCTCCCACACGAGCCTCCTGAACATAGTCCTGACCAACCGTTGCAACCTGAGCTGCTGGTACTGCTTCTTCTACGCCAAGGAGGGTCAGCCGATCTACGAGCCGACCCTTGAGCAGATACGTACCATGCTACGGAACGCGAAGAAGGAGCATCCCATCGGGGCGAACGCGGTCCAGCTTACAGGTGGAGAACCTACACTGCGCGACGATCTCATCGAGATAATCAAGATCGCCAGGGAGGAGGGCTACGACCACGTCCAGCTCAACACCGACGGAATAAAACTGGCCTTCGAGCCGGAGCTTGTGAAGAAGATCCGCGAGGCCGGCACCAACACGCTCTACATGAGCTACGACGGTATGACCCCTCAGACCAACTGGAAGAACCACTGGGAGGTTCCGCTCATTCTTGAGAACGTCAGGAAGGCGGGCGGGCCGGGAATAGTTCTCGTCCCGACCACGATAAGAAACGTGAACGATCACGAACTCGGTGCGATT
Coding sequences within:
- the tes gene encoding tetraether lipid synthase Tes — encoded protein: MAEVVGEIPSGEKEFAESAKKIRDIVEFPEISEDEFYEGLKRASRGYGGKLPHRTYSLCPETRRVVPALVWENGGKVWITKKCPEGMITDLYYEDVELYYRFKRWLWGEKEIYSANVENSGVNCPLDCGMCPRHSSHTSLLNIVLTNRCNLSCWYCFFYAKEGQPIYEPTLEQIRTMLRNAKKEHPIGANAVQLTGGEPTLRDDLIEIIKIAREEGYDHVQLNTDGIKLAFEPELVKKIREAGTNTLYMSYDGMTPQTNWKNHWEVPLILENVRKAGGPGIVLVPTTIRNVNDHELGAIINFGLNHLDIIRGVNFQPLSQVGRVPTKERQRFRITIPGAIKRIEEQTNGVIARDDWYPIPIAGHIARFFEAFTGSRYYMTSHFACGAATYIFLDREEKRVTPIPRFIDVEGFVEFLDEKAEEIEQWGSMGKLKKLKLGAEIFMKFKSFYDEKYAPKGLSVLDLIKNAFMHGNYDALGKFHENSLFLGMMHFMDEYNYDVERVERCVIHYAMPDGRIVPFCTFNVIPELYRDKVQAQFSYTWDEWRALHPGWDYKGDKYFRSREFVEKMKKSDLYRKTYVDIEDYFGLNRE
- a CDS encoding pantoate kinase yields the protein MLVRAFVPAHITAFFMPRFHENPDRAGSLGAGINLTKGTNVLVSIEENAMERHVHVAFNGEPVKREKAVISYSVAEGLIPEGFSGEVEIWQYFDFPNGHGFGNSAGGALGTALTLSYAFGGTLLSAARLAHRAEVAHGGGLGDVVGQLAGGIEVRVKAGGPGVGVVDNLFLEDYKVLVIPLGPIKTRDVLGGEVVERIEKEGRTALEKLMKEPRPERMMVLARRFAENSGLLDGELLELARSFDRVLSVPSSMIMLGRGLFALVKPTEEEKVLELARGLELPFDLTGIYDGRPKVGRW
- the udg gene encoding type-4 uracil-DNA glycosylase — protein: MSREELMVALEERIQNCQKCPLGRLRTNAVPGAGSYTAKIMFVGEAPGYWEDQKGLPFVGRAGRLLDELLKEIGLERRDVYITNIVKCRPPNNRDPTDDEIKACAPYLDRQIDIIRPRVIVPLGRHSMAYILRKFGFEPAPISKIHGKTLEARTLFGKFVIMPSYHPAAALYKPPLREELRKDFQKLKALLE